The genomic window GGCCCTCATCCAGTTGACTACAAATCCAGGCACTAGCTCAGCATCTTGACTAGCTGCCCCCACAACTATGAGTTTATTTATCTAGAAATTGCCTCTATTTACCTTCAGCAGCCTTCTATGGTTTTCTACTTACCGGTATCTCTCAAACTCTTAAAACTTTTAAGCATGAAACTGCTGGGGAGGTACCCATAAAATCATTCTGTTTTTCACTTTTATAAATATTCCTTCTACATATTTAAGTTTGTAGAGCCTTATAGACATCCATTTGGACTTATTTTCTGTGCCCTACATATTATTTGATTTAAATAGTTTGTCAGCTTACATTTCCTTTAAACTACAGAAGAGGGACAGATGAGACTGTACCTCTGTATCAGGTCCGCAGAGAGACCAGCTCCCTCAACTATCATTATTTACAACTATTCTAttagatgagatggttggacagtgttctcaaagctactaacatgagtttggccaaactgcgggaggcagtgaaggataggcgtgcctggcgtgctctggtccatggggtcacgaagagtcggacacgactgaacgactgaacaacaacaacaacattctatcAGACTATATAAGTGGGAAAGATGGAACTGCAGGATCATTTCCATAGGTTTTGGTGAAAAAACGAACTTTTGGCTTTTCCTCTTTACATCTTTCCATTCCAGCTGAGCCCTACAAGAACTATATAGCCTGAGCTTACTTTCCCgctttttattccttttcctttAGTGTTGTCTCTTGGATTGTGAGCATACCTGTAACTCACTCTGGGAACCTTTTTTTGGCTGAATAGTGggataaaatgtttttaataataaaagcCAATGTCTATTGAATTTTGGACAACTATtgctggtagaatcatagaatcatagagttggaagagaccacaagggccatccagttcaaccccctgccgagcaggaaacaccatcaaagcattcctgacagatggctgtcaagcctctgcttaaagacctccaaagaaggagactccaccacactccttggcagcaaattccactgtccaacagctcttactgtcgggaagttcttcctaatgtttaggtggaatcttctttcttgtagtttgaatccactgacccgtgtccgcttctctggagcagcagaaaacaacctttctcccttctctatatgacatccttttatatatttgaacatggctatcatatcaccccttaaccttctcttctccaggctaaacatacccagctccctaagccgttcctcataaggcattgtttccaggcctttgaccattttggttgccctcttctggacacgttctagcttgtcagtatccttcttgaattgtattgcccagaactggacacagtattccaggtgaggtctgaccagagcggaatacagtggtactattacttcccttgatctatatGCTAtactattgatgcagcctagaactgcattggcttttttagctgctgcatcacactgttgactcatgtcaagtttatggtctaccaagactcctacatccttttcacatgtactgctctcaagccaggtgtcacccatcctggtAAGGTGTCACCCATCCTCTGGTAAGCCAGAGGTCCTTCAGTTGCTTATTTTCCACAGGACAAGTAATACATTTTTTACACCCTTACGGAAATACTCATTGTATTACCTTGATTTCCTCCCAATACGGGCCCCCACGTGTATACATGAAGTAATTATATATGTCATCCTTCTGATGAGAGAAGTATGGGTCTGTATAGATGTTTATCATCCAGGGTCTACCATCACCACGAACACGCAGGACCAGGGTATTGAAATTTGACCAATCATAAGGCTTCTTTCGATCAAGAGCCACCTACCAAAATACAAGATATTGCTCtaagtcagagctttccaaacttttcatgttggtgacacatttttcagacatgcatcatttcatgacacagtaattcagttttactagcaaactggaggttaaactaacccatttccagccccaggaggagcatggggagcatttTAGCATGACACACCTgtacactgcagccaacacactaatgtgtcgcaacACACAATTTGAAAAGCTCTGTTCTAAGCCTTCCACTGAGTCAAACTTGACTTCCCCATCCCAACTAAGCTGCTTTAGTGCACTCTGAACACTTTTATACACTTTTATTGTACTGTTAATGAACTTTAAGTTCTTCCAGtaagttaaatatatatatacaattttaCCAGATATTAGAAGGGAAGATAAAATTACATTACAAACTCACATTTAAGAccatgttttaaagtatttacATTTAGTTTTATTTAAGAAGCACATAATTACAAATTAGTAGGTAAAGGCTTTGAGGAAATCATGCTTTATGCCTTTCTACTCACTATCCATGTAATTTGCGTGACTGAATAACATGCCTCAAACATACtattctttttcaaaaagtgATAAAAAGTAAGCTGGAGTAGAACTTGGTCAAAAATTGAGTTGCATGTCCTAACACATTATAGAACTCAAAAGACATatctttaaaatggcatttttgtATACTGTATTCATCTTCTCACAGTTGTGGCAGCAGGAAGAGTGTTTCGTTGACTACACAATGCTGAGCATGCTCTATAAATCAAGGTCAGTACAATTTTAATATACCTGTACATTAAGCAAACACTTGCACACAGGCCAGCAACAAATGTGTCTCAGATTTATACCCTCCTCCCCTTATagagttgtacctcggaagtccattccgacttccaaaacattcagaaaccaaggtgtggcttccaattggctgcaggaagctcctgaaatcaatcggaagccacagaagctgtgtcggatgttcgggctccaaagaacatttgcaaaccggaacacacacttctgggagccaaaatgttcgactcacaaagcatttgggatccaaggtacaactgcactGTATACAACAGTAATGTTTTACATgaaatataactgatctgtagaaaagactttatgatctgaaaatagggagtgtatgtacttttgtaacacacacacacacacataaagagcTTTCATCACTAAAAGCCAATTCCACTCCTGCTTAAATAGTGCTCCCAGTCTGAAGCAAAATGACTATTACTATAATATAGTATATACTCACCAGTCGAGGTTTAGATCTCATGGAGCAGTAACCACTGTACCTGGTCTCACCATCACGAGGTACTGTAGTATTAATGTTCCCATACAACAGAGCAGCCTGGTTATTCTTGCCCAGCTGCATATAGATTTCACTTTTCCCTCCAATTTCAACATCAGATGAGATTACCCATTTATCCAAGTCTTCTTGACTACGAAACTCCCAAATCACTCTTGTCTGTTCCAGCATGTATTGCTTTAGTGGACGTCCCTCAGGCCCTTTCACATGATCAGTTACTTCTTTCACTAATCGTCCAAAATGTGTCTTGATTCCTTCCACTCCCTTCTGAAAGCTGAAGTCTATTTTCTTCCAAGGTGGGGTTCTGTCAGGAGGTGTTCCTGGTCTCCTGTAGCTACTGTAACATTTTAGATTGCAACTATCAACAAGAGGTCTAAACAAGGGACACAAGCCATTTTGCCAGTGACATTTCTTTAGAAGACAGGCAGCACCCAAAATCTTGAGGGATGAAGCCATAATAATATTCGTAGAAAACTAGAGTCTTTTGGTTTCcaacaaacttttatttaaataaaaattagtgCTTTTAATCCCTGATTAATGCTGTTTGCTTCCATCTGtaacaaaaggaaatgaaatatttttgagCATACATTTTGGCATAATGGGTAAGTGCTTAACTACGGTATATTACCTTAAGTAGCATTATTGGCAGCAGAGTCTGAGGATAATCCCTGTCTCTTAAATAAGAAACAGGTATCACATTGCCCTagttcaatattattattttttacaattgaGTGTAATAAGTATATTGTATCCAATTAGAAGCagattgtttttctctttaaatGCAAATAGGGAGTGCACAtctatctgcacacacacacacttggcacAATGGAAAGCTTTTTTGAAATGTACTCCAGAGCTGGCTAAAAAGCAGAGATGACAATGGCAGTCATGCCCATTCAACAAAAACTCTTGGTTTAGGAATAAACTATTTAGATGGCCTTAATAAAGCCATTAACAGCTCATCTCCCATGTGCAATATAGGAATATTAGCCTATTTTCCGTGGTTGTTGTAGGGGGTGCTGAAATAGCATACATGAAGTACTTTGAAAACTCAAAAGGTATCACTACTAAATCCAAATCATATGGAAAATTAGTTTATAATCATAAAATTTTGACAGAACAGTTTTAGCTTCTGCACCATCTAGTCACCAAGtccattatttattgtttgtgttttcatTGTATGTTGTAAGTTTAAATGTATTTCATTGTAATAGATCTAGGATTACTTTTAGTAATAAAGAACAgactagaaatgttttaaataaatgacaACTTTAGGAAAACTTGAATCTGAGGAAACAACTTACTGGTAGTTCTAATTGGAAATACCAAATGAAAAACTATGGAATGTTCAACCAAGAACATCCTTCACATTTACAAATTCAGAACAAAAGTCAATCAGTAAGTCTTCTGAAACTGTGAATAAATAACACACTAGACGTGGCATGAGAATATACATAAAAGAATAGGCAAAAGTTAAGTACAGCGCTATCACTATGCAGCTATATCCAGACTATCAACGGTATTAAGAGAGAATTCTTCCTCACGTCGAGTTTCCGTGCATATTAATAACCAGCAGACGGCAACGGACGCTAACGCTCTGAGAGCCTATTTACCCTAACCTAAGGTTTTAATGGTGCCTGGTTTAGCTGAATAGTTGTGCCCTGTTTCTAAAATGAGAGGCGCCAGGGCATAAGGATACGCGAATCGGATGCCCTTTCGTTGGGAGACCTGGAGTTTCCAGAACTAAACCACCGGGGAAATCTAGCAGGACATTTAGCAAGGAAAGCCCACGTGGTTAAAGACACGCGGGCCGACAGGTCCCCGTTCTTGCATgcaggcaacaacaacggccacAGAGTCACCTCTCACACCCCCGCTTCACTCTCACAGCAAGACCCTCTCGCGCGCCGCCCTCACCTGCCTTCTGCGATGCCTCCACGTTCCGCGAGTCCGCCGCCGAAAGCCGTCCGTATGACCCCAGAGACCGAGTGCAGCTGGCTCCGCTCTCCAAGGAAACAAGAGCCTCACACTCAAGGTTCCGCGCTGCACACGGGAGAATTCCCGGCCAAGCGCCCCCAGAACAAAAGCTCTCCCTTCCTTCGGCTAAGAATTCTCCTAGAGACGTTATCGGCCCCCTGAGAAGGACGAGGGACACTGTTGCGTTACCCTCCTCACTTCGCAATAAGGAACAGTCGCAAATCAGTCTCATGTAGGCCTACGAAGTGGAACAGGCTTCAGGAAGTCCCAGTAGGCCAAAACCTAGAAACGGCCGTTTAAGGAGAGCCCGGCTCACACAATGTTTTTACAGTACGACTGAGGGCTCGTTTATTCCCAAAATGCTGCTTTCATTTCTTCAAGGGAAACAAAACCCAGCGCGCTCCCTGCCATCCCCCGCCCCCCTCTCGCCCGCGCGCCGCTTCCCCGCAGCGCCATCTTCTAGGGGCCAGGGGCCGGACCCAACTGACGCGGGACCGCCTCTTTGTTCCACCACAACGCCCGCCCCCTCTCTCCCCGTTCCGACTGGCCACTGGCCCGCCGCTCCACGGCCCCGCCCCCATTCGGCGCCAGGCCCTTAGCCCCGCCCCGGAAGGCGGGGCGTCGCATGGCGCATGCTCGGTGCCCTTTGTGTCCCGGGCTCGCTAGCTGGCGGGCGAGCGGCTGGCTCTGCAAAGGCCCGGCCGCTCCGAGTGTCTCGCCGCTCGCGCCTGCGGGGCCCGCCGTgaggagcagcggcagcagcagcagcagagcgcCGCCAGCACCACCATGGTGAAGAAGCGGAAAGGCCGGGTCCTCGTTGACTCCGACACCGAGGACAGCGGCAGCGAGGAGAACCTGGACCAGGTGGGTGAGCCGAGCCGAGCTGGGCCCAGGGCTTCTCTccgcgcccgccgccgccgccgggctcgCTGTCCGTGGGCGGCTGAGGGGAGCCTTCGGGTCTCCGTCCCTCAGCGTCTGCGGGAGCGACGGCTTCGGCACCTCGGGGAGGGGCAGAGCGGGGCTCGCGTGTGGGGGGCGATGGCGGGAGGGCTCTAGGCACCAAACGTGGGTGAGGAGGAGGCGCAAGGGGGGCGTGGAGCGGGTAGGTGCAGGGCTCCCTCGGAAGCAGGCAGTTCGCTGAGGTGCCCTGGAGTAGGAAATAATATCTTAAGGGtaaggggttttgttgttgtttttttcctcgtTAGTGACGGGGCGGACCCCTCCGCCAAGGTGGTGGGATGGGCAGGCAACGATGCATCTTCTGCCTGTAGCTCGGGGGTGACTAGCCTTTGGTCCCCCCGGTGTTGCTGaattcctgtcagccccagccagcggtCAGGGGCAGTGATGGttttagtccagcatcatctggacTAGCCATTGGCTAGCCACCCCCTACTATAGGTTGGGCTCCCACTTGAATAGGACTCCTTTGAAACTCAATGGTACTTGATGATTTGAGGGATGGGGAATAGGTAGCCTACTGGTTTCCGAACCTCTTGCAACAAATCCGTCTTAGTTCCTGTTGCCTGTCACTGTCCCCCTGCATTGTCAGTGGTTCCCAGAGTGAGTGGTTTAGTTCTGACATGTAGCCAGGCAGATGGAGAATTCTGCATAAGGTCTCCCTTAACTTTCCAAGCTTCACAGTCTTCTGTGTTTCATGTTCAGGCTTCCACAGCAAGATCCCTTTTGCCAGATTCTCTCCTTTCTGTGTCTCTTATAATTTTACTAGTCCCCATCCCCCCTTGGATACTTCAGCTCTGCTAATAAACATAATATCCATTTTCTCTGGCTTTTGCAGGGTGCAATCATTTCTGCTTTCTTTAGAGTGCTGGGGTCTGTCTTCCTCTCTAGAGGTTTCTGGAACCTGAACATTTAATGTCTCTTTTCTATGTGTCTTGGTGTACGCAAAGTGCATGGATTGTGAAAAACAAGCACACCAATACAACTTCATTTCTTGGTCAGTAGGGCAGTGGTTTCAGCAGCAAAGCTGCAAATTCTATTTTCTGTAAAAGGCAGACCAAAAATTGAACAGGGTACAGAATAGGAGGACACACCCAGTCTTTTTGTTTCTATCTTCTAttaagataataataaataaaaggggtGTTCTGTTGCTATTGAGCCCCTGCTTGGAAAGATCCTTTTGTGACCTGCACTCAGGTTGGAGCCATAGAATTAGTCTTGTCGCTCAGAATATATTCTTTTGTCTTCCTTATGGCGTCCCAGAAGATCAAGGAATAGCAAATTATTCTGGACCTGCAATTCCTGCCACATGCAGGAAGGTCAGAATATAGATGCTGAGGTTAATTGTGAAAGAAATTCAAGCAAGGATTTTCATGACATTAGTTAATCTCATGGAAGCCTTCTGCATTTCCTAATCTCTGGAGCAGTGGGGTTCATGTCTGCCTAGATCTAAAAACCTGTTGATCATATCTCCTTTGATACTTCAGACCAAAAGAGATGTAGCCATCACAATTTCATTCCTGGAGGAGCACAATAAATGCTTCAACTGAAGGTCCCAACAAACATAAGTTTTTCTGACGCAGACTTGGTCAGATAAGATTTACACTTCCAAATGGGTGATCCTGTCAAGGAGATTGTTGCCTCTCATGCTCCTTGTCCAGCTACAGGCTTCCATTATTGCTCCCTTTGGCTTAGTCTCCTGCCCTGTTTCAAACTTAGATGCAACAGTGGGCTCTCACTCTCAGCAGAATATGTGTAAGGAGTTACTCCTAGTCAGCCTCCATCTTCTGTCAGCCAGTTCTGTGTTCCAGTTGATCACAAGCCCGTTGTTGTGTTGCCGCCTTCTAGACCTCTCATGGATGAGccacatgaagaagagcctcagatgatgagcaCAGAGTCCGAATCAGTTCATATGACAAGAGGCAATCTTGAGTTATTGCAGTACTGAGCCGtataaggctttatagatcaaaaccagcactttgaggcagatgaagatgatggattttgcagaactggcgaagctgacaggaaaaatctgaaaccagcatgatcaagtattccaaaaggactggagtaaatttatatgatatttgaaagattattgtaagcaattaacatcactagcagggtcgtctgaagacttgtaatgagaaattttctacctttctatatttatttaaattttgagtcATTTTGTAATGAGTACATTTAGAATtggaaaatgtacaaaatgcaatgatataaaggttaattttgataaccatgaggcgggagggaaggaagttgatgGCTCTAAGAGCCAGGGTGGTAATGTGGAATataattaaatggaaaataaattatacacacacaccagcactTTGTATTGGGCCAGGAAACTAATTAGTAGTCAGTACAgtcggtggcgctgtgggttaaaccacagagtctagggcttgccgatcagaaggtcggcggttcgaatccctgtgatggggtgagctcccgttgctcggtcccagctcctgcccacctagcagctcggaagcacatcaaagtgcaagtagataaatagggaccactccgccgggaaggtaaacgccgttttcgtgcactgctctgg from Lacerta agilis isolate rLacAgi1 chromosome 1, rLacAgi1.pri, whole genome shotgun sequence includes these protein-coding regions:
- the NDUFAF1 gene encoding complex I intermediate-associated protein 30, mitochondrial, whose product is MASSLKILGAACLLKKCHWQNGLCPLFRPLVDSCNLKCYSSYRRPGTPPDRTPPWKKIDFSFQKGVEGIKTHFGRLVKEVTDHVKGPEGRPLKQYMLEQTRVIWEFRSQEDLDKWVISSDVEIGGKSEIYMQLGKNNQAALLYGNINTTVPRDGETRYSGYCSMRSKPRLVALDRKKPYDWSNFNTLVLRVRGDGRPWMINIYTDPYFSHQKDDIYNYFMYTRGGPYWEEIKVPFSKFFFTSRGRIQDNQHALWLDKISTLGFTIADQVNGPFQLEIDFIGLFCDAAHSEETAYELYERNPKK